DNA sequence from the Desulfocurvus vexinensis DSM 17965 genome:
TGCATGCTGCTGGTCAACGTGGGCGCGGCCGGCGTGACGCTATCCGAAACAGACAAGATCGAGCTCGAAGTTGAGGAAGCCGATGACAAGGTGAGCGGCCCCTGGACCGACGTGGACCCGGGCGATCTGGCAAAGTCGGTCACCGGCACGAACGACGGTTGCTTTGCCGTCATCGACAACGCCGGCGACGACAGCGCGGTCTACGCCACGGCCTATCGCGGCCACAAACGCTACTGCCGCGTGGTGGTGAACTTCATCGGCACCCATGGGACCGGCACGCCCGTCGGCGTCACGGCGCTGCTCGGCCACACCCATGTGGCCCCGGTGACCGAGTAACTCCGAGTAGTCCAACGGGGCGGGGCTTCGGCTCCGCCCCCGTTATAGGTGAGCCCATGCACGGACGTCTGCGCCTGATCACGCCTCCAGCCCTGGAACCGGTCACGCTGGCGGAAGCCAAGCTCCACGCCAGGATTGACCACGATCTCGAGGACGGGCTGCTCGTGACGTTCATCGCAGCCGCGCGCCAGCATGGGGAACAGCTGACCGGAAGACAATTCGTGGAGGCTGCATACGAGCTCTCCCTGGACGGCTTTCCTTGCGGCGACGACCCGATCGAACTGCCCAAGCCGCCGTTGCAGGCCGTGGAGGCCGTCTCCTTTGTGGCCCCGGACGGGGTAACACAGACCATGCCCGCCAAG
Encoded proteins:
- a CDS encoding head-tail connector protein; the encoded protein is MHGRLRLITPPALEPVTLAEAKLHARIDHDLEDGLLVTFIAAARQHGEQLTGRQFVEAAYELSLDGFPCGDDPIELPKPPLQAVEAVSFVAPDGVTQTMPAKDYVVDTSGLLGSIYPADGAVWPAARCRRNAVTINFRTGWPVVTGTPSTPDAIKSWMLCRVTGLYEQRESFAGRSVSALPGDFLDGLLDPWRVSGMV